The following coding sequences lie in one Arachis ipaensis cultivar K30076 chromosome B03, Araip1.1, whole genome shotgun sequence genomic window:
- the LOC107630325 gene encoding zinc finger protein CONSTANS-LIKE 16, whose product MSTGMKDAAATATSASALGAKTARACDSCLRRRARWFCAADDAFLCHACDNLVHSANQLASRHERVRLQTASCKLTNKVTTAHAWHSGFTRKARTPRHNNNKHLALQQRLKDQVLFNTACVLPVVPELGVEETALLDDHESEEQLLCRVPVFDPFDAELCNDVYSEVRDEKNHEERGCCDDLESFSEFLPSDMDLAEFAADVENLLGSGIDEDSLGIDCKEEVQREDACVRAETTINIKEGAMVMVKVKDEELDSDTASHLQSVFDITNDDEFDWNIESVLLSTEEKATAAAPVSNNSDSVSEEKKRDIFLRLNYEEVINAWASQGSPWTTGTPPPFNPHDHSWPNFLDPSGGDVHQCSSYGDGRSVRGHVGDGGREARVSRYREKRRTRLFAKKIRYEVRKLNAEKRPRMKGRFVKRSCLVGGATTSFQTSYN is encoded by the exons ATGAGCACAGGCATGAAAGACGCAGCTGCAACTGCAACAAGTGCAAGTGCCTTGGGTGCCAAGACGGCCAGGGCTTGCGACAGCTGCTTACGGAGGAGGGCACGGTGGTTCTGCGCTGCAGATGATGCATTCCTCTGCCATGCCTGTGACAACTTGGTCCACTCCGCGAACCAGTTAGCGAGCAGGCACGAGAGGGTTAGGCTTCAAACGGCGTCGTGCAAGCTCACCAACAAGGTAACCACCGCACACGCATGGCACAGTGGGTTCACGCGCAAGGCAAGAACACCGcgccacaacaacaacaagcacTTAGCCTTGCAACAAAGGCTTAAGGACCAAGTTTTATTCAACACCGCTTGTGTTCTTCCCGTTGTGCCGGAGCTTGGAGTTGAAGAAACAGCTCTTCTGGATGATCATGAGAGCGAGGAGCAGCTGCTGTGTCGCGTCCCCGTGTTTGACCCTTTCGATGCAGAGCTTTGCAATGATGTGTACAGTGAAGTCAGGGACGAGAAGAATCACGAAGAACGAGGTTGTTGTGATGACTTGGAGAGCTTCTCTGAGTTTCTGCCATCGGATATGGATCTTGCTGAGTTTGCTGCTGATGTCGAAAACCTGCTTGGAAGTGGGATTGATGAGGATTCATTAGGAATTGATTGCAAAGAAGAAGTTCAAAGAGAAGATGCATGCGTTAGAGCCGAAACCACCATTAATATTAAGGAGGGTGCAATGGTAATGGTAAAGGTGAAGGATGAGGAGCTTGATTCAGATACAGCAAGTCATCTTCAGTCAGTTTTTGACATCACAAACGATGACGAATTTGATTGGAATATCGAATCGGTGCTCTTATCGACGGAGGAAAAGGCGACCGCTGCCGCACCAGTAAGTAATAATAGTGATAGTGTTAGTGAAGAGAAAAAGAGGGACATATTTTTGAGACTGAACTATGAAGAGGTTATAAATGCTTGGGCAAGCCAAGGTTCTCCGTGGACAACAGGAACCCCTCCTCCGTTCAACCCTCATGATCATTCCTGGCCAAATTTCTTG GATCCAAGTGGCGGAGATGTTCATCAGTGCTCTTCTTATGGGGATGGGAGAAGCGTGAGGGGACATGTTGGAGATGGGGGAAGAGAAGCAAGAGTATCTAGGTACAGAGAGAAGAGAAGGACTCGTTTGTTtgctaaaaagataagatatgaagTGAGGAAACTGAATGCGGAGAAGAGACCTAGAATGAAAGGTAGATTTGTCAAGAGATCATGCCTTGTTGGAGGAGCCACAACTTCCTTTCAAACCTCCTATAACTGA